The Arachis hypogaea cultivar Tifrunner chromosome 14, arahy.Tifrunner.gnm2.J5K5, whole genome shotgun sequence genome has a segment encoding these proteins:
- the LOC112742409 gene encoding uncharacterized protein, protein MGFIYEEIKCAKEKIRDAFQGVETGYIPIWDIFYARWGNQFYRPLHAAGYYLNPQIHYSSGFKIAYELKKQFYACMERMTGNPNLITKMDVQLEDFKTRKEFFGSKVAQNAIYTKTPAQWWDSYGDLHPELQQFVIRVLNLTCSSSGCELHTKRRNRLKAKNMNDVLFVMTNSRLAKKKQTRRSLDYEYSLDELDFDEEWIVADEDGEEEDLDALIPDPDLNDEASGNRIVGASKDPLEIPYLDDDEFEELLQGPLPHVPDNDEDGNAEVCETREDFMTDEE, encoded by the exons ATGGGATTTATTTATGAAGAAATAAAATGTGCAAAGGAGAAAATACGAGATGCATTTCAAGGAGTTGAGACAGG ttaTATACCTATTTGGGATATTTTTTATGCAAGATGGGGTAACCAATTTTATAGGCCATTGCATGCTGCAGGCTATTATTTGAATCCTCAAATTCATTATAGTTCTGGTTTTAAAATTGCTTATGAGCTTAAGAAGCAGTTTTATGCTTGTATGGAAAGGATGACAGGAAATCCAAATTTAATCACTAAGATGGATGTTCAACTTGAAGATTTTAAGACTCGAAAAGAGTTTTTTGGTAGTAAAGTAGCTCAAAATGCAATTTATACTAAAACTCCAGCTCAATGGTGGGATTCTTATGGAGATCTGCATCCAGAGCTCCAACAATTTGTAATTCGTGTCTTGAATTTGACATGTAGTTCATCTGGATGTGAAC TTCACACAAAACGGAGAAACCGTTTAAAAGCTAAAAACATGAATGATGTTTTGTTTGTGATGACAAACTCAAGATTAgcaaagaaaaaacaaacaagAAGAAGTCTTGATTATGAATATAGTCTTGATGAGTTGGACTTTGATGAAGAGTGGATTGTTGCTGAcgaagatggagaagaagaagatttagaTGCTCTAATTCCAGATCCTGATTTAAATGATGAAGCAAGTGGTAATAGAATTGTTGGTGCCTCTAAGGATCCTTTGGAAATTCCTTatcttgatgatgatgagtttgaAGAACTTCTCCAAGGACCTCTTCCTCATGTTCCTGATAATGATGAAGATGGTAATGCAGAAGTTTGTGAAACTCGTGAAGATTTTATGACTGATGAAGAATAG